AAAGAGATGATGAAGTTGCTTACACTGATACAAATTTTTAATCAAAGATATAATGTGAGGCAGACATCTTGCTTTGAAGACCCACATAACACCTGAGATATATTGACTGCTGACAGGTGAGCAAATAGTTATTAATTCGTAATTAAAAGAGTACAAGCCCCCTAGAAGTGCAGCTACAAATTACTTAGCTTGCTTGTCGTGGAGCGAGTATTATTAACTACAAATTATTTTGACTATCAACTGTAATATCAAGTTCGGCTAATTACTTACGATATAGTCGGTTTGCTTGGTAATAGGTAATGGGTAATGGGTAATGGGTAATGGGTAATAGGTAATACTCAAAACCAATTACCAATTACCAATTACCAATTACCGACCTCCACAGATATCATAAGTGTTTAAACGGACATGATATAAACAGTCTATACGTTAAATATGCAACTAAAAAGTGTAGCAGATAATACTGATTGCCTTTCTTGAACACTTTCAGCACCAAGTTGTTCTGGGTTTTGTATGATGAGTACTGAGCAAGGAGCATAGTGGGTGACATAGTTGCTGACACTGCCCAAAATTAGTTCGCTCATACCAGAAAGCCCCCGCCGACCGATGACAATTAATCCAGCCTCCCAGACGCGCGCAGTTTCGCAAATAATATGACCGGGTCGGCCTAAACCTTGGTAATATTCAGTCGATACTCCGGCAGCGATCGCTTGTTCTGTGAGAGATTTGAGTAAATCCAGACCGGGTTCTTCAAACTCTTCCCAACGTTTTTTATTCTCTAGAGTATTAATCAAGGTCAAGATATTTGGGCTTTCTTGTTCGTCAACAGATAAAACATGGAGCAGCTTTAAAGATGCCTTAGTGGCTTTTGCCAACTCCAGTGCTTCTTGAAAGATATACTTGCTGGTATCGTCACAGCGATGGAGTGCGACGAGAATTTTACGAAACATAAAGCCTCATAAGCAATTTAAAATTCAAAAAAAGGAATGGGTACTCCAGAGTACCCAATATCCTCTAAACCATGTTTGCTGTTTCTGATTGAGACTCACTCACACCTAAATTATTAGTCCGAGGTTCTTCCACATCAGACGAAAGAACCACTACTTCAGTCTCTACTTCTATAGAAGTTGGTAAAACATTAACTGCTTCGGATCTATGAGCACGTTCTTGTAATCGCTTTTCTTCCTCAGCAATTTCAGCTGCACTTAGCTGATGTCCTAATGGCATAGCTTCACCAGGGCCGATCAGCGGACGTAGACCATTGAGTTCTGCCAGGATAGCAGTACCATTGTTGATTACTACCGCTAAAAGGGGATCGAGAGCGAAGAAAATACCAGAGATCAACGCACCTAAGTTGGGAACTGCCACGATCATAGTGTTCTGCCAAATAATATCCATTGCTTGACGCGCACATTTAACCGCCATGATTAAGCCGCGCAGGTCATCTTCCATCAGCACCACATCGGCTGTTTCTCTAGCGATGTCGGTGGCACCTGCAAAGGATATTGAGGCATCGGCGTAAGCCAACGCGGCAGAGTCGTTAATGCCATCGCCGCAGAATGCCACAATCTTACCACTGTCGTGTAATGCTTTAACTACTTCTACTTTCTTTTCTGGGAAAGCTTCAGCAGTGACATTTTCGGGATGGATGCCGAGATTATTAGCGATGGAGTTAGCAACCCGCGTCACATCACCTGTGAGCATATGCACAGTAATGCCCATCTCCTTGAGTTCGCGGATGACTTCTTTGCTTTCTGGACGTGGTGGATCACTGTAGCGGATCACGCCCAGCAGTCTCCCATCGCCTGCTACGTAAACTAGGGATTGACCGCCTGATTTGGCATCGGGATAGCGAATGTCGTATTCCTCCAAATCCACGTTTTCTTGCTTCATGAATCGGGGGCTACCGACAAGGATATTCATACCATCGATTTTTGCCACTGCACCTAGACCAATCTTATATTCCCACTCTTCGCATTCTTTGAGGGAAACACCTGTGTCTTTGGCGTGATGAACGATCGCCTCAGCAATGGGATGGGTTAGACCTTTCTCAGCACTAGCCGCGTAACACAAGATTTCATCTTTGGTTAAGCGGACTTCCATAACATCAATATCGTTGACACCTGCATGACCAATAGTGAGTGTGCCTGTCTTGTCACAAACAACGGTGTCAATGGTCGCTAACATTTCAATAGCGCGACCACTGCGGATCAGAACGCCATTGCGAGCCGCGTAGGTGAGAACCGATAGAATTGTCGTAGGTACAGAAACCCGAATGCCTGTACCAAAGTCTAAGGTGAGCAGTGCGATCGCTCGGTTCAGGTTGCCGCTAAAAATGCCCACACCTGTACCAATTAACAAGGTGGGAATTACCATTTGATTTGCCACTGTTGCTGCGTAGTTCTCAACCCGTGTATCATGCACAGGCGCAGCCTGCATCAGGTTGACAATCACACCAGCACGAGTATTGTTGCCAACTCGTTCTGACAGGATGGTTAATGTACCATCGACCAATAAGGTAGAAGCAAAGACTTCTTCTCCAACTGTGCGCGTTACGGGTACTGATTCACCCGTGAGTTTGCACTGGTCAATAATCCCTGTCCCTTCTACAACAACGCCGTCAACAGGAATCTGGTCACCGGGATAGACTACGACATGATCACCAACAATCACATCTTGAGTGGGAATCTCTACAACTTGTCCATCGCGGATTACAAAGGCGGTCTTACTCAAGCAATCTAGTAGGTCGAGGGATGCCCGTTCACTACCCCGCGCCGTCATATCCCGGATGACTTCGCCTCCTTCTACCAAACCTAACATGAAGGATGGAGCGAAGAAATGTCCCGTCGCTGTGTGCAACGCGATCGCTAAACCATCCAAGAAGTCAATAGTTAATTGGCGCTCTTCTTGGATAGCATCCCATGCTCGTTTGAATACTGGAATTGCACCAACAAATACAACAGCACCAATCAAAACAGGAGGAATTGGCAGCCCAATCATCGCACCCAAACTGAGTACTAAACCTGCTACAGGAAAGCCTAGACGTTCTACAAAGTCTACTTCGTTGTTAGCTTTTTCCTTCTCTTCACCAGTCCATCCTATAGGAATTTCAACAATCGATGCCTGCTGAATTGCCTTAAACAATTTCTCTTGAATAGTAGCGATTGCTATTGCAGTTGGCTCGTGTTCGTAGTTAACAATTAACGAACTAGCCATAGGGTTAATTTGAATTTCAGTTGCAAAATCCAATTTACCTAGAACATACTTCAGCTGTTGAGTATATTCTTCATCCCAGGCAAGTTGGGGAATCCGAACGCGAAACCGCCCCGGAATCCAATGAACCACCTCGTAATGTATTGTTTCAGCGTGACTCAATGGATAAGTATCAATAACGGTTATAGCAAGCTTTTCAGCAGTGGTTTGGCCTGACATAGGGCTTTGTGTTTGTATTGGGTTTGTGTACACATTGAGGAAAATTGCATAGCAGTAGCTAGGCCTGAAATCCTTGGCACAGCCTATTCACAAATAGGACACGTTTACCTGAAATTCCCGATACCAAAAGCTAGTAAACAACTATTTCCTACTTTGATATCAAGTTCGGCTAATTACTTACGATATAGTCGGTTTGCTTGGTAATAGCTAATAGGTAATGGGTAATAGGTAATACTCAAAACCAATTACCAATTACCAATTCCCAATTACCGACCTCCACAGATATCATAAGTGTTTAAACGAACATGATATGATTGGTAAAATTGTCAGAATTACTGATTAGCAAGCATCCCGTAACTTAAGATTCTCAAGTCATCAAATACTTACCATAGTAAAGTTCTATTGCTCTCCTCTTCTGAAACACATTTTGCAAGCCTTGAAATTCAGGGTTATGGAAGATTGTGTTTCTTTCATAATGTTGCTATTGGGGTTTGCCGCTAGTTGTCGGCTGATCTTTGCCAAAATTTGGCTCTCAGCTAAACCAAACACAAACAATATTTAGGTTAACAACAAGAGGTTAAGCACATTTCTATAGAGTATGGTATCACTCTATTGTTCTATTGCTAATAAACAAAGTTTACAGTATATTTCGGTTGAATAAACACAATGTTTACGAAAGTCAACTCAAGTATAAAGTATGAAACTTTTTTGCCTACTGGGAGCGAGGTATATATCGATTTATTTCATCCTTTTTCCTTTACACTTCAGACTTCTTTAGTCAATACAGCCTTAACAATTCAAAATTCAAAGTTTGTCTTGGAAAGTTTTGAGTCTCGCTCTGCGAGACTCAAAACTTCGGACGTAAAGCCCTACGGGCATGGTGTCTTGAACCAAAAAGTTTCAAGAAAACTGTCTCATCAGTATCAGCATATTTTGGTTGATGTAGACTTCGACTTCTGTGGAAGTAAAGCTGTAACCATACTCTGCACCTAATTGTACCGTTAACTCTACAAATTTTTCTCGGTCAGATGCACTTTTTAGCTTCTCCACTAGAGTTGGATTTTGGCTAATCAGTTCGTGAAATTGTTTGACCTGTTTTGACATGTTTATCCTCACTTAATTAGTGCTGAGTTATCATTTGTTATTCTCCTCTGCCCCTTGCTTTGCACTAGAACAGACTACTCGAAAACCAATACCACTACCCCCATGATCAGCTTTATCCCAATGGCGCTGAGCGGCACGACAAAGGCTTGGTAGACAATACCAAGAACCACCCCGCAAGAGGCGATGCTCTTGAAGTTCAGCTTGTTCCCAAACGCTACCGTCACAGGGAGCTTGTTGATAGTTGTCGTGCCAAGCATCGGCACACCACTCCCATACGTTGCCATGCATATCGCATAGTCCAAATGCGTTAGCAACTTGGAAACTTCCTACTGGTACTGTCCGTTGGCGATATTGACCTACAGGTTCTAAGTTGTAGATGTAATTGCCATCATAATTAGCTAGTTCGGGTGTAATGGTTTCACCAAAATGGAAAGGTGTTGTTGTTCTGGCGCGACAGGCGTACTCCCATTCTGCTTCGCTTGGTAAGCGATAATCTCGTCTGGTGAGTTTGGTTAGTCGGGCACAAAATTCGATCGCATCGTGCCACGAGACTTGTTCTACAGGTTGGTTTTCGCCTTTAGTATGGGCTGGGTCAGGATCGAGAGAGCGATTAATAGTTGGTAAATTAGCGATCGCTCGCCATTGTGCCTGAGTAATTGTAAATCTTCCCATACAAAAAGGCTCAATTGTTACCTGATGTTGGGGTTCTTCGTGACTTTCTCGCCCTTGTTCTGCCTCTTGGGAACCCATCCAAAAGACACCCCCTGGCAGAATAATCATATCTAAAGCAACATTCTCTAGTTCTTCCTGGAAGTAGTGAGCTTCACTTCCATAGCAATTAGCCAGTTGTCCTTGTGTATCAACAGTCACTACCTGAAAAATCAAAGTTTGCACCTTGATTGGTAAAGCTGTTGTAATTTGGGATTGTTCCAGTTCTAAAAGGGTTTGACCTTGAGATTCTGCTTCAATGATCTCTGGTGTTGGAGATTGAACTTGTACTTGATTTGTTTGCTCTAGTTGTCCCCGGAAGTCGCTTAATTCATGGTTTAACTCGTCTGATTGTGAAACCAGACGTGCTAAATCTGATTCTCGTTGTTCTAAGGTGGCTAAAAGTTTTTGACATTGTTGGTTTGCTTGCTCTAACTCAGAATGGAGTTGAGCGATGGTTTGGTCTGCTTCTTGAAGCTGGGACTGAAACTGCTGGATTTGCTCACGAACAGGTTTGACCGTTGCCCAGATCTTTTGTGCCCATTCCAACCTCGCCTGCTCTTTCGAGGAAACTTCTGGAATCAGCCCAATTATTAAAGAGTGCGCTTGGAGGTTCCAACCACACACTGAGCAATTCTCGGTTTGATCTGCAACATATTTCGTTTGGCAAACAGGACATTGAGGCATAATAATTTCCTCTGAACCTGAAGCAGTATTTACATTGATGAATAACTAATGAAGCATTGTACGATGAAATCGCTTATATTCCACAAAAGTTTTGACAAATTATTAACTGGGGACTGTGGGCTGGAGATTGGGAGTAAGTATTTGAAATTCTCTAGAATCAGCAGGGGGTTTAGCAGATTTAGCAGGGCGTTTAGTATCGGGTATAGATTTTACCACGACTGAATCGAAGCTAGGAGCGGCTTGGGTATTAAACAGGGGGCGGAAACTGTTCAACTCGGCAATCAGGGCTGAACCATTACTGACGATGACGCCTAAAACTGGATCGAAAGCAAATAAAATGCCTGCAAGTACTACACCAATATTTGGTATAGCAATGAGGGCAGTATTTTGGTAAATAATATCCATTGCTTGTTTTGCGATCGCAATGGCATGAGGTATGCCCCGCAGATCATCATCTAAGAGGACTATATCGGCGGTTTCTCGCGCAATATCAATACCACTAGCAAAAGAAATGGAAACATCTGCATGTGCTAAAGCTGCGGCATCATTTATGCCTTCTCCAATGAAAACTACAGTCCGCTCTTGGCTTTGGAGTTGGCATATAACCTCGACTTTTTGGTCAGGAAACGATTCTGCATAAACATGACTACTTTTGATGCCCAACTCCTGAGCTACACGATTAGCAACTCGTTGGCTATCGCCACTTAACATATAGATCTGCTGACCTTGGCTTTCTAAGGTGGCAATTACTTCGGCGCTTTCTTTCCGGACGGGGTCTGTATACAAAATTACGCCTAACAATTCACCACTCATGGCGACATACACTGTAGATTGGTTACCTGTTCTTAGCTCTGGATGACGTTGATGAGTGGGATTAATATCTATGCCTTCTTGCAGCATCAAACGATAGCTACCGGCTAAAATCCGTTGTCCAGAAATTTGGGCAACAACACCAAAGCCAATGCGATAATCCCAAGCTTCACAAGGTTGAGTTTTGATATTATTCTCCTGGGCATGACGCAGAATCGCACTAGCTACAGGATGAGTGTTACCTTGTTCTGCCGATGCCGCAATTTGTAAGACATAGGCTGAAGAAATTTCTGGTCTGGCGGTTTTGACCGCTACAACTTCCGCATTACCTTGGGTTAGCGTTCCGGTTTTATCGAAAACGACTGTATCTGTCCGTGCTAATATTTCCAGGGCACGTCCGCTACGGATGTAGATGCCATGCCGCGCAGCATAGGTAAGCGCTGCTAGAACCGTAGAAGGTACGGCAATGCGAATGCTGTGGCTAAAATCGAGGTGCAAAGGAGCAAGCGATCGCGATACATCTCTAGTGAGAGCAAAAATTGCGCCGCTCAGGACGAGGGTTGGTACAATAGTCGCATCAGCAACTTTGGCTGCATAATCTTCAACGCGTGTATCATGAACTGGAGCAGATTGCAAGAGTTCGACTGTCACTCCTAAGCGAGTATTTTTGCCAATTCGTTTTGTTAGTATGCAAATCTTGCCTTGTAACAATAAAGTTGAGGCGTGAACTACCTGTCCTTCAGAGCGAGAAACTAACGTAGACTCTCCCGTAAGTTTATGTTCATCAATTAATGCTGTACCCCGCAGTACTCGACCACTCACTGGAATCATTTCACCTGGATAGACAATAACGCGATCGCCTTTTTGTACATCTTTTAGGGGAACCTGCACCTCTTGTCCATCCCGTTCCACCTTGACAGATTTATTCATATCCATGAACAAATCCATAAATTGCCTCTTTGAAGCGCGGGCGGTGGCATCTCGCAGCACATCCCCTGTTTCCATTAAACTCAACATAAGTGACGGCCCTACAAAGTCTCCTTTAATGGTGTAAAGACCTAGCCAAAGTGCGTCAAGAATATCCGCGTCTAGTCGTCGTTCTTTTACAGTTGTTTCTATCAGCCTAGTCACAAAGGGTGCAGCAGCCACAGCAATTAAGCCACCAATTACTAAACCTGGGATAGGTAGCATCAACTGATTAGAAAGCACAGCCAAACCCAAGCTGATCATAGGTAGTCCAAGCCGCTCTATCCAATCGATTTCTGGTCTTAGTTCCGTTTTTATTGGCACTGTCCCCGGCGGAAGTTCAACGACGCTAGCTTGCTGAATGCTATTTAACAAGCTTTTTTGTACCGTTGTTAAAGACACGTCAGGTTCATAATAGACAATTAACGAGCTAGATGGCTGGTTAATTCGCACACTAACAATAAAATCAAAAGATTCTATGAGCCAAGTCAGCGAACTTGCATACTCTGGATCATCCGCCAGCCGAGGTATACGAATCCGAAGTCGCTCCTGAGTAATGTGGACAATTTCATAATCTATTTCCTGAAATTGATTTTTTATGGGAATTTCATATTCTGTCGGTGCGGGCATAAGGTCTTACCTCTTAGGGAAAATTAACTAAAAGAAGTTTGAAGTGTAAAAAATAAAGGATGAAATAAATCAGTAAATGCCGGACAATGAAAATTCGGGTCAAAGGGTATGGAAAGTCCAATTAGCATAATAATCCTAGTGATATTTATAAAGGTTTACACTGCTTGGATGTTAGAAGGATTATACATTTTTTCATAGGTCGTGGCTTCTAGCTACAGGATGAAGACTGAAAACGGATTAGCTAGTTGCAGCATTAGCAATCTTTACATTGCTTAAACAGCTTGATTACCTACTCAATGCTGAGTCCTGAGTGATGAGTAAAGTAGAAAGTACTCAGCACTCCTCATTACATTGGCTGAGAAATGATTGTTCTTGGGAAGTCTCTTAAATCTTTAACTACAAAGACAGGACATTTCCAGTCCTTCTTCCAGACTAAATACCTTTCCTGCTTACGGTATGAGAAATTAACCGAGAGATACTGTTGTAATTTTGCTAATTGATAAGTATTCTTAACTTAAAGATTATGCCATAAAAGGCGTTACGTTTTTGATACAAAGCTTTTACAACATAGTTAAGTTGATATTATGAATAAAAACTAAATTTATCAAATTTGTGGGCTTCAGTTGCAAAGAGCCGCTTTCAATTTGGAAAATTTTGTGATGTCTAATAGTACCTATATACTAAAAAGTATAGGATTTCACAATTTAATAGCAAGTAATTGTGAAGAAAGATTAGTAGAGTTGTTTTTTGCTATATTTTCTATAATCTTCATAGTCTCTCTCTATAATCCCATAATCCCAGTTAATTTTTTGGTAGCTTTTATGTCCTTTATTGCCATTGATAGGGTTAGTATCCAGCCCAACAGGCGTCCTCTGAACGACCAAAAAGTTGCTGAGTTGATGCAATCTATTAAGGCGAACGGACTCTTGAACCCCATAACCATCGATCAAAATTTCAATCTGATTGCAGGACTGCACCGCCTAACTGCTTGCAAGCTCTTGGGGCTGGAACAGATTGAATACCGGATTATGACTTGTGAAGACGAAGACCATGCCAGATTGGCTGAAATCGATGAAAACCTGATTCGTAATGAACTAGAAGCCTTAGAACGATCTGAACTCTGGCTAGAGAGAGACCAAATCTTAGAACGGATAGGTCTGCGTGCTCAATCTGGAGAGAACCAATACACCAAAAAAGGGGGTGAATCAATTTCACCCCCTGGTAAAACGACAGTACAACTAGCTCAAGAGGCAGGTTATAACAAGCGGACATATCAATTAGGAAAGCAAATTGCTAAAAATATTCACCCAGAAGTTAAGGAGGTGATTAAGAAAACACCTGTTGCCAAGAGTCACTCCACTTTGTTAAAAATAGCCAGAGCGGGTAGTAAAGAGCGCGAGCAAGCAGAACAGGCAGAACAAAAAGCACAAGAAGCGAAGCGTCAGCAAAGGCAAGAAGAAATGGAAACACAAGCCAAGTTAGCAGCAGAGGCTAGAACTAAGCTCAAGGAACAGCAATTGATTGTACTACAAAGCTCTACTGCTCAAAAGCAGGCAAAACAGTGTATAAAATCTGCTAAGCCACAAGTTGAAAAAAAAATCAATGCTACTCCAATTCTACCAAGGGCAGAGTTAGGAGATGAGTGGATACTTGATAAGCATTTAGTTTACTGTGATGATACGGCTGAAGATAAATTTATTGACCTTCTTCCTTCCAATGCTGCTTTAGCGATCGCTACTCTTTCATCTGAGTGGAATCACGATTATCTCATTAATGAAGCTCACGTTGTTGCTGTGCTAGCTCGTGAAGGACACATCCAAGATTTTTGTGCTCGCCATCGTATGCCCTTTAGATTTGAGTGGGTCTTCGGTGAATTATATGTCGGGATTTACTCTCAAGCTCCCATTCTCAAACCAGAGAAGCCTGTTGGCATTGAGGGTGTAGAGGGAATTGTTGCTTATTTAATCAGTTTGTATACAAAACATGATAATTTTGTGATTGCACCTTTTTTGGGACATGCTGAAGTATTAATTGCTTGTGAAAGGATGGGACGCATCTGCTTTGCTGGTGACAAAGCCACAGAGAATGTTGACAGAGCGATCGCTCGGTGGCAAAAATGGACAGGACAAGAGGCGAAAAGAGAAAAACACTGTTATACCTAGAGGCTTTCAAATACAAAATATCCTATTGTCTATGTTGACAGTCAACCGTCAACAGTCAACCGTCAACAAAATTAATTAGTTTTTACTAAGCGAGAGTTACGAAGATCTGAACTTTCGCTTCTTTAATATTGCAAGTCCAGCAGTCTATAATATCGTAATTCGTGAGGAGAAACTATCACTAGAATTACTAAGACTGCTTTTTTTTGTTTTAAAAATCCGTTATAAGGCTCAGTAGGTAAAGCAAGGGAGGTAATTATACCTTCAATAATTGCAGGCAGACTAAGGAATTTTTGATGCACAAGTTAGAGAATTATCTATCGTCCACTTTACTTGGAGATGTACGGAAATATGGCATTTATTAAAGTTGATAATATGATCATTAATACCACTTATATTGCTGCTGTCAGGCTAGAAGGTCAAGACGCCTTTGGAGAAGAAAAAGTTTCTCTATTAATTGCAATTCCTACTTTTCCTGTGAATAAGCAAGAAAAGGCCTCTACCACTTCTACTAATTTTTATCAGTATGAATGGGTCGAATTTCATGGTTTTGCTGCCATTGCTCTGCAAGACTACTTCAGCAGCTTTAACAATGTGATTGATTTAATGCCCCAAAATAACCGACGAGTGCTATCGAATTCTAAGGAATATTTGGGAAGTTAAGTTAAATCTCTAGCAAAAAAGGAATATTTACTCATGAAAGATGTGAGGTCTAAGGAATGTGGACTTATTTAATCCACATTCTTTAGTGTCTTTGGCATTATCATCTGTTATTAATATCCAAGAATGATCACAAAGCTAAGGCATAACGAAATATTCATACACCCCAGTGATGATAACCAGAGCTGCTGAAAGGATACCAGCCCGAAGTCCAGATATCTTGGTCGTAAAGCGATCGCCTAGAAAGTAGCCGCCTGATATTCCTAACAAGCTGAGGGTAAAAACTAAAAAGGTGGTAATAGCCACATTTAAGTTGGAAATTCCACCACCCAATCCTG
Above is a window of Nostoc sp. UHCC 0702 DNA encoding:
- a CDS encoding ParB N-terminal domain-containing protein, which translates into the protein MSFIAIDRVSIQPNRRPLNDQKVAELMQSIKANGLLNPITIDQNFNLIAGLHRLTACKLLGLEQIEYRIMTCEDEDHARLAEIDENLIRNELEALERSELWLERDQILERIGLRAQSGENQYTKKGGESISPPGKTTVQLAQEAGYNKRTYQLGKQIAKNIHPEVKEVIKKTPVAKSHSTLLKIARAGSKEREQAEQAEQKAQEAKRQQRQEEMETQAKLAAEARTKLKEQQLIVLQSSTAQKQAKQCIKSAKPQVEKKINATPILPRAELGDEWILDKHLVYCDDTAEDKFIDLLPSNAALAIATLSSEWNHDYLINEAHVVAVLAREGHIQDFCARHRMPFRFEWVFGELYVGIYSQAPILKPEKPVGIEGVEGIVAYLISLYTKHDNFVIAPFLGHAEVLIACERMGRICFAGDKATENVDRAIARWQKWTGQEAKREKHCYT
- a CDS encoding heavy metal translocating P-type ATPase, producing MPAPTEYEIPIKNQFQEIDYEIVHITQERLRIRIPRLADDPEYASSLTWLIESFDFIVSVRINQPSSSLIVYYEPDVSLTTVQKSLLNSIQQASVVELPPGTVPIKTELRPEIDWIERLGLPMISLGLAVLSNQLMLPIPGLVIGGLIAVAAAPFVTRLIETTVKERRLDADILDALWLGLYTIKGDFVGPSLMLSLMETGDVLRDATARASKRQFMDLFMDMNKSVKVERDGQEVQVPLKDVQKGDRVIVYPGEMIPVSGRVLRGTALIDEHKLTGESTLVSRSEGQVVHASTLLLQGKICILTKRIGKNTRLGVTVELLQSAPVHDTRVEDYAAKVADATIVPTLVLSGAIFALTRDVSRSLAPLHLDFSHSIRIAVPSTVLAALTYAARHGIYIRSGRALEILARTDTVVFDKTGTLTQGNAEVVAVKTARPEISSAYVLQIAASAEQGNTHPVASAILRHAQENNIKTQPCEAWDYRIGFGVVAQISGQRILAGSYRLMLQEGIDINPTHQRHPELRTGNQSTVYVAMSGELLGVILYTDPVRKESAEVIATLESQGQQIYMLSGDSQRVANRVAQELGIKSSHVYAESFPDQKVEVICQLQSQERTVVFIGEGINDAAALAHADVSISFASGIDIARETADIVLLDDDLRGIPHAIAIAKQAMDIIYQNTALIAIPNIGVVLAGILFAFDPVLGVIVSNGSALIAELNSFRPLFNTQAAPSFDSVVVKSIPDTKRPAKSAKPPADSREFQILTPNLQPTVPS
- a CDS encoding SUMF1/EgtB/PvdO family nonheme iron enzyme, translating into MPQCPVCQTKYVADQTENCSVCGWNLQAHSLIIGLIPEVSSKEQARLEWAQKIWATVKPVREQIQQFQSQLQEADQTIAQLHSELEQANQQCQKLLATLEQRESDLARLVSQSDELNHELSDFRGQLEQTNQVQVQSPTPEIIEAESQGQTLLELEQSQITTALPIKVQTLIFQVVTVDTQGQLANCYGSEAHYFQEELENVALDMIILPGGVFWMGSQEAEQGRESHEEPQHQVTIEPFCMGRFTITQAQWRAIANLPTINRSLDPDPAHTKGENQPVEQVSWHDAIEFCARLTKLTRRDYRLPSEAEWEYACRARTTTPFHFGETITPELANYDGNYIYNLEPVGQYRQRTVPVGSFQVANAFGLCDMHGNVWEWCADAWHDNYQQAPCDGSVWEQAELQEHRLLRGGSWYCLPSLCRAAQRHWDKADHGGSGIGFRVVCSSAKQGAEENNK
- a CDS encoding Nif11-like leader peptide family natural product precursor — translated: MSKQVKQFHELISQNPTLVEKLKSASDREKFVELTVQLGAEYGYSFTSTEVEVYINQNMLILMRQFS
- a CDS encoding heavy metal translocating P-type ATPase; the encoded protein is MSGQTTAEKLAITVIDTYPLSHAETIHYEVVHWIPGRFRVRIPQLAWDEEYTQQLKYVLGKLDFATEIQINPMASSLIVNYEHEPTAIAIATIQEKLFKAIQQASIVEIPIGWTGEEKEKANNEVDFVERLGFPVAGLVLSLGAMIGLPIPPVLIGAVVFVGAIPVFKRAWDAIQEERQLTIDFLDGLAIALHTATGHFFAPSFMLGLVEGGEVIRDMTARGSERASLDLLDCLSKTAFVIRDGQVVEIPTQDVIVGDHVVVYPGDQIPVDGVVVEGTGIIDQCKLTGESVPVTRTVGEEVFASTLLVDGTLTILSERVGNNTRAGVIVNLMQAAPVHDTRVENYAATVANQMVIPTLLIGTGVGIFSGNLNRAIALLTLDFGTGIRVSVPTTILSVLTYAARNGVLIRSGRAIEMLATIDTVVCDKTGTLTIGHAGVNDIDVMEVRLTKDEILCYAASAEKGLTHPIAEAIVHHAKDTGVSLKECEEWEYKIGLGAVAKIDGMNILVGSPRFMKQENVDLEEYDIRYPDAKSGGQSLVYVAGDGRLLGVIRYSDPPRPESKEVIRELKEMGITVHMLTGDVTRVANSIANNLGIHPENVTAEAFPEKKVEVVKALHDSGKIVAFCGDGINDSAALAYADASISFAGATDIARETADVVLMEDDLRGLIMAVKCARQAMDIIWQNTMIVAVPNLGALISGIFFALDPLLAVVINNGTAILAELNGLRPLIGPGEAMPLGHQLSAAEIAEEEKRLQERAHRSEAVNVLPTSIEVETEVVVLSSDVEEPRTNNLGVSESQSETANMV
- a CDS encoding universal stress protein → MFRKILVALHRCDDTSKYIFQEALELAKATKASLKLLHVLSVDEQESPNILTLINTLENKKRWEEFEEPGLDLLKSLTEQAIAAGVSTEYYQGLGRPGHIICETARVWEAGLIVIGRRGLSGMSELILGSVSNYVTHYAPCSVLIIQNPEQLGAESVQERQSVLSATLFSCIFNV